The following proteins are encoded in a genomic region of Variovorax paradoxus:
- a CDS encoding long-chain-fatty-acid--CoA ligase: MTDRPWLGSYPQGVPADIDPPQYPSLVALMEESFAKYAERTAYSFMGKDVSYGETNKLSKAFAAYLQGLALSKGDRVAVMMPNCPQYPIAVAAILRAGLILVNVNPLYTPRELEHQLKDSGAKAIVIMENFGTTLQQCIAATPIRHIVLAAMGDRLGFLKGALVNYVVRNVKKLVPQFSLPGAVRFNDALDQGASRTLQLPVIGPDDVAVLQYTGGTTGVSKGAVLLHRNVIANVLQSEAWNKPAMAKVPAGEQPTGVCALPLYHIFAFTVGMMLSMRTGAKLILIPNPRDLAGVLKELSKHTIHTFPAVNTLFNGLANHPDFNTVNWKNLKVSVGGGMAVQAAVAKLWLERTGCSICEGYGLSETSPSATCNPTDSKAYTGTIGLPLPSTWLKLLDDDGREVPPGQPGEIAIKGPQVMAGYWQRPDETAKVMTPDGYFKSGDIGMVDERGYFKVVDRKKDMILVSGFNVYPNEIEDVVAQVPGVLECAAVGIADEKTGEAVKLVIVKKDPSLTEAQVREYCKANLTGYKQPRIVEFRADMPKTPVGKILRRELRDSKK, encoded by the coding sequence ATGACCGATCGTCCCTGGCTCGGCAGCTACCCGCAAGGCGTGCCTGCCGATATCGATCCTCCGCAATACCCGTCGCTGGTGGCGCTCATGGAAGAGAGCTTCGCCAAGTACGCCGAGCGCACGGCCTACAGCTTCATGGGCAAGGACGTGAGCTACGGGGAGACCAACAAGCTCAGCAAGGCCTTCGCGGCCTATCTGCAGGGTCTCGCACTGTCCAAGGGCGACCGTGTCGCCGTCATGATGCCCAACTGCCCGCAGTATCCGATCGCGGTCGCGGCCATCCTTCGGGCCGGGCTGATCCTGGTGAACGTGAACCCGCTGTACACGCCGCGCGAGCTCGAGCACCAGCTCAAGGACTCGGGCGCCAAGGCCATCGTCATCATGGAGAACTTCGGCACCACGCTGCAGCAATGCATCGCGGCCACGCCCATCAGGCACATCGTGCTGGCGGCCATGGGCGACCGACTCGGTTTCCTCAAGGGTGCGCTCGTCAACTACGTGGTGCGCAACGTCAAGAAGCTGGTGCCGCAATTCAGCCTGCCGGGCGCGGTGCGCTTCAACGACGCGCTCGACCAGGGCGCGAGCCGCACGCTGCAGCTGCCGGTCATCGGTCCCGACGACGTGGCCGTGCTGCAGTACACCGGCGGCACCACGGGTGTTTCGAAAGGCGCGGTGCTGCTGCATCGCAACGTGATCGCGAACGTGCTGCAGTCCGAAGCCTGGAACAAGCCGGCCATGGCGAAGGTTCCGGCCGGCGAGCAGCCCACGGGCGTGTGCGCGCTGCCGCTGTATCACATCTTCGCCTTTACCGTGGGCATGATGCTGAGCATGCGCACGGGCGCGAAGCTGATCCTGATTCCGAATCCGCGCGACCTCGCGGGCGTGCTCAAGGAGCTGTCCAAGCACACGATCCACACCTTTCCCGCGGTCAACACGCTCTTCAACGGGCTCGCGAACCATCCTGATTTCAATACCGTCAACTGGAAGAACCTCAAGGTCTCGGTGGGTGGCGGCATGGCCGTGCAGGCCGCGGTCGCAAAGCTGTGGCTCGAGAGAACCGGCTGCTCCATCTGCGAAGGCTACGGCCTCTCCGAAACCTCGCCCTCGGCCACTTGCAACCCGACCGACAGCAAGGCCTACACGGGCACCATCGGCCTGCCGCTGCCGAGCACGTGGCTCAAGCTGCTCGACGACGACGGCCGCGAGGTGCCGCCGGGCCAGCCCGGCGAAATCGCGATCAAGGGCCCGCAGGTGATGGCCGGCTACTGGCAGCGCCCCGACGAAACCGCCAAGGTCATGACGCCCGACGGCTACTTCAAGAGCGGCGACATCGGCATGGTCGACGAGCGCGGCTACTTCAAGGTGGTCGACCGCAAGAAGGACATGATCCTGGTCTCGGGCTTCAACGTGTACCCGAACGAGATCGAAGACGTGGTGGCGCAGGTTCCGGGCGTGCTCGAATGCGCGGCGGTCGGCATTGCCGACGAAAAGACCGGTGAGGCCGTCAAGCTCGTGATCGTCAAGAAAGACCCGTCGCTGACCGAAGCGCAGGTGCGCGAATATTGCAAAGCAAATCTAACGGGCTACAAGCAGCCGCGGATCGTGGAGTTCCGCGCCGACATGCCGAAGACCCCGGTCGGAAAGATCCTGCGGCGCGAGTTGCGAGACAGCAAAAAGTAA
- a CDS encoding NAD(P)(+) transhydrogenase (Re/Si-specific) subunit beta, which translates to MSMNVVTLLYLVASVCFIQALKGLSHPTTSIRGNVFGMAGMAIAVVTTGALIYNLAGGHLMGLAWVLLGLVVGGGYGAYRAKTVEMTKMPELVAFFHSMIGLAAVFIAVAAVVEPAAMLEGIAKGAPIPTGNRLELFLGAAIGAITFSGSVIAFGKLSGTYKFRLFQGAPVQFAGQHMLNLVLGLAMIGLGLVFMATESWPAFFAMLALAFVMGVLIIIPIGGADMPVVVSMLNSYSGWAAAGIGFSLNNAMLIVAGSLVGSSGAILSYIMCKAMNRSFFNVILGGFGGEAVSAAGGAKEQRPVKSGSADDAAFVLGNAETVVIVPGYGLAVARAQHAVKELAAKLTEKGITVKYAIHPVAGRMPGHMNVLLAEAEVPYDQVFEMEDINGEFGQADVAIILGANDVVNPAAHTKGSPIYGMPILEAYKAKTVIVNKRSMAAGYAGLDNELFYMDKTMMVFGDAKKVVEDMGKAIE; encoded by the coding sequence ATGTCCATGAATGTCGTCACGCTGCTGTACCTCGTTGCGAGCGTCTGCTTCATCCAGGCCTTGAAGGGCCTGAGCCATCCCACGACGTCCATCCGCGGCAATGTCTTCGGCATGGCCGGCATGGCCATCGCGGTGGTGACCACCGGGGCGCTGATCTACAACCTGGCCGGCGGCCACCTCATGGGCCTGGCCTGGGTGCTGCTGGGACTGGTGGTGGGCGGCGGCTACGGCGCCTACCGCGCCAAGACGGTCGAGATGACCAAGATGCCCGAGCTGGTGGCGTTCTTCCACAGCATGATCGGCCTGGCGGCGGTGTTCATCGCGGTCGCGGCCGTGGTCGAACCCGCGGCCATGCTCGAAGGCATCGCCAAGGGCGCGCCCATCCCCACCGGCAACCGGCTCGAGCTGTTCCTGGGGGCGGCTATCGGCGCCATCACCTTCAGCGGCTCGGTCATCGCGTTCGGCAAGCTCTCGGGCACCTACAAGTTCCGGCTGTTCCAGGGGGCGCCGGTGCAGTTCGCGGGCCAGCACATGCTGAACCTCGTGCTGGGCCTGGCCATGATCGGGCTCGGCCTTGTGTTCATGGCCACCGAAAGCTGGCCGGCGTTCTTCGCGATGCTGGCGCTGGCCTTCGTGATGGGCGTGCTCATCATCATCCCGATCGGCGGCGCCGACATGCCGGTGGTGGTGTCGATGCTCAACAGCTACTCGGGCTGGGCGGCCGCGGGCATCGGGTTCAGCCTGAACAACGCGATGCTGATCGTGGCGGGTTCGCTGGTGGGATCGTCGGGCGCGATCCTGAGCTACATCATGTGCAAGGCGATGAACCGCTCGTTCTTCAACGTGATCCTGGGCGGCTTCGGCGGCGAGGCGGTCAGCGCGGCCGGCGGCGCGAAGGAGCAGCGGCCGGTGAAAAGCGGCAGCGCCGACGACGCGGCCTTCGTGCTCGGCAATGCCGAGACGGTGGTCATCGTGCCGGGCTACGGCCTCGCGGTGGCGCGCGCGCAGCACGCGGTCAAGGAACTCGCGGCCAAGCTCACCGAGAAGGGCATCACCGTCAAGTACGCGATCCACCCGGTGGCCGGCCGCATGCCGGGCCACATGAACGTGCTGCTGGCCGAGGCCGAAGTGCCCTACGACCAGGTGTTCGAGATGGAAGACATCAATGGCGAGTTCGGCCAGGCCGACGTGGCGATCATCCTGGGTGCCAACGACGTGGTGAACCCGGCGGCGCACACCAAGGGCAGCCCGATCTACGGCATGCCGATTCTCGAAGCCTACAAGGCCAAGACGGTGATCGTGAACAAGCGCTCCATGGCGGCGGGCTATGCGGGCCTGGACAACGAACTCTTCTACATGGACAAGACCATGATGGTTTTTGGCGATGCGAAAAAAGTAGTGGAAGATATGGGCAAGGCCATCGAATAG
- a CDS encoding response regulator transcription factor — MRIAVLDHEPDQLQLINQAMAGFGHECHPYTEGRTLLQALRRQTFDLLILDWGLPDIRGIDVVKAVRNELKSRLPILFVNAQRDDADVVEGLNAGADDFMSNPGRAKELEARVNALLRRSYPAQHEVELVFGDYHFYPPSRILKVKGVQVDLKNREYELALFLFQNLGRLLSREHLHEAVWGLGVEALSRSLDTHISRLRTKLALRPASGFLLLAIYGMGYRLETIESNPLSDGLAR, encoded by the coding sequence ATGCGTATTGCAGTACTTGATCACGAGCCTGATCAGCTTCAACTGATCAACCAGGCTATGGCGGGGTTCGGACACGAATGTCACCCCTACACCGAAGGGCGAACACTGCTACAGGCGTTGCGCCGGCAAACCTTCGATCTCCTAATTCTCGATTGGGGGTTGCCCGACATACGAGGCATCGACGTGGTGAAGGCCGTTCGCAACGAGCTCAAAAGCCGCCTGCCCATTCTTTTCGTGAACGCACAACGCGACGATGCCGATGTGGTTGAAGGGCTTAATGCCGGCGCCGACGATTTCATGTCCAATCCCGGCCGCGCCAAGGAACTCGAAGCGCGTGTCAATGCGCTGCTGCGCCGGTCTTACCCGGCCCAGCACGAAGTGGAACTGGTGTTTGGCGACTACCACTTCTACCCGCCCTCGCGCATCCTCAAGGTCAAGGGCGTGCAGGTCGACCTGAAGAACCGCGAGTACGAACTGGCGCTGTTCCTGTTTCAGAACCTGGGCCGCCTGCTGTCGCGCGAACATCTTCACGAGGCGGTCTGGGGGCTCGGCGTGGAAGCGCTGTCGCGGTCGCTCGACACCCACATCTCCCGCCTCAGAACCAAGCTCGCCCTGCGCCCGGCGAGCGGATTCCTGCTGTTGGCCATCTACGGCATGGGCTATCGGCTCGAAACCATCGAATCGAACCCGCTTTCCGACGGGCTCGCCCGGTAG
- the mnmA gene encoding tRNA 2-thiouridine(34) synthase MnmA, which produces MAKQRIVVGLSGGVDSAVTAHLLKQQGHEVVGIFMKNWEDDDDSEYCSSNIDFVDAASVADVLGIEIEHVNFAADYKDRVFAEFLREYKAGRTPNPDVLCNAEIKFKAFLDHAMRLGAEKIATGHYARVRLNEATGRHELLKGLDPSKDQSYFLHRLNQAQLSKTLFPVGELHKTEVRRIAEEIGLPNAKKKDSTGICFIGERPFREFLNRYISKEPGPIKDDRGRKLGEHQGLSFYTLGQRQGLGIGGVKEKGAQRGSGDHSPWFVARKDVEKNTLWVVQGHDHPWLLSSALTAGDASWVAGEAPAPGRYGSKARYRQADAGCELSDGANGAFSLRFGEPQWAVTPGQSAVLYDGERCLGGGVIV; this is translated from the coding sequence ATGGCAAAGCAACGGATCGTGGTGGGACTGAGCGGCGGGGTCGATTCCGCGGTGACGGCGCACCTGCTCAAGCAGCAGGGGCACGAGGTGGTCGGCATCTTCATGAAGAACTGGGAAGACGACGACGACAGCGAATACTGCTCGTCGAACATCGACTTCGTGGACGCCGCCAGCGTGGCCGACGTGCTGGGCATCGAGATCGAGCACGTCAACTTTGCGGCCGACTACAAGGATCGCGTGTTCGCCGAGTTCCTGCGCGAATACAAGGCCGGCCGAACGCCCAACCCCGACGTGCTGTGCAATGCCGAGATCAAGTTCAAGGCCTTTCTCGACCATGCGATGCGCCTCGGTGCCGAGAAGATCGCCACCGGCCACTACGCGCGCGTGCGGCTGAACGAGGCCACCGGCAGGCACGAGCTGCTCAAGGGGCTCGACCCCTCCAAGGACCAGAGCTACTTCCTGCACCGGCTGAACCAGGCGCAGCTGTCGAAGACGCTGTTCCCCGTGGGCGAGCTGCACAAGACCGAAGTGCGCCGCATCGCGGAAGAAATCGGCCTGCCCAACGCGAAGAAGAAAGACTCGACCGGCATCTGCTTCATTGGCGAACGGCCGTTCCGCGAGTTCCTGAACCGCTACATCTCCAAGGAGCCGGGTCCGATCAAGGACGACCGGGGCCGCAAGCTCGGCGAGCACCAGGGCCTGAGCTTCTACACGCTGGGCCAGCGGCAGGGGCTGGGCATCGGCGGCGTCAAGGAGAAGGGCGCGCAGCGCGGCTCGGGCGACCATTCGCCGTGGTTCGTGGCGCGCAAGGATGTCGAGAAGAACACGCTGTGGGTGGTGCAGGGGCACGACCATCCGTGGCTGCTGTCGTCGGCGTTGACGGCGGGCGATGCGAGCTGGGTGGCGGGCGAGGCGCCTGCACCGGGCCGCTACGGCTCGAAGGCGCGCTACCGGCAGGCCGATGCGGGCTGCGAACTCTCCGATGGCGCGAATGGCGCGTTCAGCCTGCGCTTCGGCGAACCGCAATGGGCCGTCACGCCGGGCCAATCGGCGGTGCTCTACGACGGCGAGCGCTGCCTCGGCGGCGGAGTCATCGTCTGA
- a CDS encoding FxLYD domain-containing protein: MTIDLQTLKCGECGSNALKRTGPNQYACQHCGSVTLVEDNVSDRLDRVLEQVKNAAGQRLAQEQALKQKMVMRHAGIAVAAVLGVGLVVMVASLISARDERPRAQPARATVVDRTIPSDGLRLGEPRQVLVGSGGSAQARLLVVARNETGKPLERANIKAVFYDGDTRLEERSESLPIGVLQPGESAPVLIALPSARTATRHELEVQRLSAPYRLAQGPRLVFDRVRLVQQGTAGVRLVGRVANAKDNSATLAGIEALVTLYDDAGNVIGIGHGYAQASELKPGARTSMDIGIRDFGRGAAVAAWDYRIGYSTLEADGARVAVLGTDRVIRAVGGPEVFNPELRMGTDDLLADESERFDQAQLELLPLIPGLSTIHQRTYMTELVNRSKDQIAIAPAAVISRFDGSKLDGTTVLGGPAYLYPGERFPVQIDPSRADRITQTRVEWKPMRRAALPGPRTPLEVTIDSTRATTGSVLLNFSQRFAYKAVDIKGSVKNPGTGIVRKARVWVSLRDREGRLTGFKMVENLPAIAPGESAPFEVSIEQQARDFATVEAVYQSTE, from the coding sequence ATGACCATCGACCTCCAGACGCTCAAGTGTGGCGAGTGCGGCAGCAATGCGCTGAAACGCACCGGCCCGAACCAGTACGCCTGCCAGCATTGCGGCTCGGTGACGCTGGTCGAAGACAACGTGTCCGACCGGCTCGATCGTGTGCTCGAGCAGGTGAAGAACGCGGCGGGGCAGCGCCTCGCGCAAGAGCAGGCGCTCAAGCAAAAAATGGTCATGCGCCATGCGGGCATCGCGGTGGCGGCGGTGCTCGGCGTGGGGCTGGTGGTGATGGTGGCCAGCCTGATCTCGGCGCGCGATGAGCGTCCCCGCGCGCAGCCCGCAAGGGCAACGGTGGTCGACCGCACGATCCCGTCCGACGGGCTCAGGCTCGGCGAGCCGCGCCAGGTGCTGGTGGGCAGCGGTGGTTCGGCGCAGGCCAGGCTGCTGGTGGTGGCGCGCAACGAAACCGGCAAGCCGCTGGAGCGCGCCAACATCAAGGCGGTGTTCTACGACGGCGATACCCGGCTCGAAGAGCGCAGTGAATCGTTGCCCATTGGCGTGCTCCAGCCGGGCGAGAGCGCGCCGGTGCTGATCGCTCTGCCGAGCGCAAGAACCGCAACGCGCCATGAGCTGGAGGTGCAGCGTCTTTCGGCGCCGTACCGCTTGGCGCAGGGGCCGCGGCTGGTCTTCGATCGCGTGCGGCTGGTGCAGCAAGGCACGGCCGGGGTCCGGCTGGTCGGCCGCGTCGCCAACGCGAAAGACAACAGCGCCACGCTGGCCGGCATCGAGGCCCTCGTGACGCTGTACGACGATGCGGGAAACGTGATCGGCATCGGCCATGGCTACGCGCAGGCGAGCGAACTGAAGCCCGGCGCGCGCACCTCGATGGACATTGGCATTCGCGATTTCGGCCGCGGCGCGGCGGTGGCGGCGTGGGACTACCGCATCGGCTACAGCACGCTCGAGGCCGACGGTGCGCGCGTGGCGGTGCTGGGCACCGACCGCGTGATCCGTGCCGTGGGCGGGCCGGAGGTGTTCAACCCCGAGTTGCGCATGGGCACCGATGACCTGCTGGCCGACGAGAGCGAGCGCTTCGACCAGGCCCAGTTGGAACTGCTGCCGCTGATCCCGGGGCTCAGCACGATTCACCAGCGCACCTACATGACCGAGCTGGTGAATCGCAGCAAGGACCAGATCGCCATTGCCCCGGCGGCGGTGATCTCGCGTTTCGACGGCAGCAAGCTCGACGGCACGACCGTGCTCGGCGGCCCGGCGTACCTGTATCCGGGCGAGCGCTTTCCGGTGCAGATCGATCCATCGCGCGCCGACCGCATCACGCAGACCCGCGTCGAATGGAAGCCGATGCGGCGCGCGGCGCTGCCCGGCCCGCGCACGCCGCTGGAAGTCACGATCGACAGCACCCGCGCGACCACGGGCAGCGTGCTGCTCAACTTCAGCCAGCGCTTTGCCTACAAGGCGGTGGACATCAAGGGCAGCGTGAAGAACCCCGGCACCGGCATCGTGCGCAAGGCCCGCGTGTGGGTCAGCCTGCGCGACCGGGAGGGCCGGCTCACCGGCTTCAAGATGGTGGAGAACCTGCCGGCCATCGCCCCAGGCGAGAGCGCACCGTTCGAGGTGAGCATCGAGCAGCAGGCGCGCGACTTTGCCACGGTGGAAGCTGTCTACCAGAGCACGGAATAG
- a CDS encoding Re/Si-specific NAD(P)(+) transhydrogenase subunit alpha, which translates to MLIGVPAETTAGETRVAVTPETVKKLVTAGHTIRVQSGAGVAASVTDAAYQAAGAEITDVAGAFGADMVLKVRTPGDAETALMKPGTVVIGMLNPFDAAGLQRLATAGLTAFALEAAPRTTRAQSMDVLSSQANIAGYKAVIIAADKYQRFFPMLMTAAGTVKAARVVILGVGVAGLQAIATAKRLGAVIEASDVRPSVKEQIESLGGKFIEVSYDTDEEKEAAVGVGGYAKPMPASWLARQQVEVAKRVALADIVISTALIPGRAAPTLITEDMVKSMKPGSVIVDIAAGKGPDVNGEMKGGNCPLSEADKTVVKHGVTIIGETNLPALVAADASALYARNVLDFLKLIVTKEGGLKIDLEDDIVAACRVAQDGQVTKK; encoded by the coding sequence ATGCTGATAGGCGTGCCTGCCGAAACGACGGCCGGCGAAACCCGTGTGGCCGTTACACCCGAGACGGTGAAGAAACTTGTCACCGCGGGGCACACCATTCGCGTGCAGTCGGGCGCCGGCGTTGCGGCCAGCGTCACCGATGCCGCCTACCAGGCCGCCGGGGCCGAAATCACCGACGTGGCAGGCGCCTTCGGGGCCGACATGGTGCTGAAGGTGCGCACGCCCGGCGACGCCGAAACCGCATTGATGAAGCCGGGCACCGTGGTCATCGGCATGCTCAACCCCTTCGATGCCGCCGGCCTGCAGCGGCTGGCCACGGCCGGTCTGACGGCCTTCGCACTCGAAGCCGCGCCGCGCACCACCCGCGCGCAGAGCATGGACGTGCTCTCATCGCAAGCCAACATCGCTGGCTACAAGGCCGTGATCATCGCGGCCGACAAGTACCAGCGCTTCTTTCCCATGCTGATGACCGCCGCCGGCACCGTGAAGGCCGCGCGCGTGGTCATCTTGGGCGTCGGCGTGGCGGGTCTGCAGGCCATTGCCACCGCCAAGCGCCTGGGCGCCGTCATCGAAGCGTCGGACGTACGCCCGAGCGTGAAGGAACAGATCGAATCGCTCGGCGGCAAGTTCATCGAAGTGTCCTACGACACCGACGAAGAGAAAGAAGCTGCCGTCGGTGTCGGCGGCTACGCCAAGCCCATGCCTGCCAGCTGGCTGGCGCGCCAGCAGGTCGAAGTGGCCAAGCGCGTGGCGCTGGCCGACATCGTCATCAGCACCGCGCTCATTCCGGGCCGCGCCGCGCCCACGCTCATCACCGAAGACATGGTCAAGTCCATGAAGCCGGGTTCGGTGATCGTCGACATCGCGGCCGGCAAGGGCCCCGATGTGAACGGGGAGATGAAGGGCGGCAACTGCCCGCTGTCGGAGGCCGACAAGACGGTGGTCAAGCACGGCGTGACGATCATCGGCGAAACCAATCTGCCGGCGCTGGTGGCAGCCGATGCGTCGGCGCTCTACGCGCGCAACGTGCTCGACTTTCTCAAGCTCATCGTCACGAAGGAGGGCGGGCTCAAGATCGACCTCGAGGACGACATCGTCGCCGCCTGCCGCGTTGCGCAGGACGGCCAGGTCACGAAGAAATAA
- a CDS encoding DUF4019 domain-containing protein, producing MKTTTRSLLLIAALLWSALAGSAAAQDVEASDMVQGGMQAIRMIDQGKAEELWDGATAAARKRTTRTDFVAKVSKSRSPLGTPVQRTWVAVNRQAVADPDADTAGQYVSIEYETRFSKKPDGTLRELVSFHLDSDRVWRFSGYVLR from the coding sequence ATGAAAACAACCACCAGGTCGCTGCTGCTGATCGCCGCCCTGCTCTGGAGCGCCCTCGCGGGCTCCGCGGCTGCACAGGACGTGGAAGCCAGCGACATGGTGCAGGGCGGCATGCAGGCCATCCGGATGATCGACCAGGGGAAGGCCGAAGAACTCTGGGACGGTGCCACGGCCGCCGCCCGAAAGCGCACCACACGCACCGACTTCGTCGCCAAGGTTTCGAAGAGCCGCTCGCCGCTCGGCACGCCTGTCCAACGGACCTGGGTGGCGGTCAACCGCCAAGCCGTCGCCGACCCGGACGCGGACACGGCCGGCCAATATGTCAGCATCGAGTACGAAACCCGTTTCAGCAAGAAGCCGGACGGCACCCTGCGCGAACTCGTGAGCTTCCATCTCGACTCCGACCGCGTCTGGCGCTTCAGCGGCTATGTGCTGCGCTAG
- a CDS encoding LLM class flavin-dependent oxidoreductase, whose amino-acid sequence MIPFSILDLSPITEGSDAAQSFRNSLSLAQHGEKLGYQRYWLAEHHGMPGIASAATAVLLAHIGAGTSTIRIGAGGVMLPNHSPLVIAEQFGTLESLYPGRIDLGLGRAPGSDQRTARALRRNLESDADQFPQDVVELMDFMSKTPQQPVRAVPGAGLEVPVWILGSSTFGAQLAAHLGLPYAFASHFAPQQLMQAIQIYRETFKPSAQLQKPYVMLGFNVFVADTDEEAEFRATSWQQAFVNLRSGRPGRLPQPIENYRQKVGPAENALLDSVLSCSAVGSPARVREGVQAFIERTGADELMITSQVFDHVARLRSYELLAGLRQQG is encoded by the coding sequence ATGATTCCGTTCTCGATCCTCGACCTCTCCCCGATCACCGAGGGCAGCGACGCCGCGCAGTCGTTCCGCAACTCGCTCTCGCTCGCGCAGCACGGGGAGAAGTTGGGCTACCAGCGCTACTGGCTGGCCGAGCACCACGGCATGCCGGGCATTGCGAGCGCGGCCACCGCGGTGCTGCTTGCCCACATCGGCGCCGGCACCTCGACCATCCGCATCGGCGCGGGCGGCGTGATGCTGCCCAACCATTCGCCGCTGGTGATTGCCGAGCAGTTCGGCACGCTCGAGTCGCTGTATCCGGGGCGCATCGACCTTGGACTGGGCCGCGCGCCCGGCTCCGACCAGCGCACGGCGCGTGCGCTGCGCCGCAACCTCGAATCCGATGCCGACCAGTTTCCGCAGGACGTGGTCGAACTGATGGACTTCATGTCGAAAACGCCGCAGCAGCCCGTGCGCGCGGTGCCCGGCGCGGGGCTCGAGGTGCCGGTGTGGATCCTGGGCTCGAGCACCTTCGGCGCCCAGTTGGCCGCGCACCTGGGCCTGCCCTACGCCTTTGCCTCGCACTTCGCGCCGCAGCAGCTGATGCAGGCGATCCAGATCTACCGCGAGACCTTCAAGCCTTCGGCGCAGTTGCAGAAGCCGTACGTGATGCTGGGCTTCAACGTGTTCGTGGCCGACACCGACGAAGAGGCTGAGTTCCGCGCGACCTCGTGGCAGCAAGCGTTCGTGAACCTGCGCAGCGGCCGGCCGGGGCGCCTGCCACAGCCCATCGAAAACTACCGGCAGAAGGTCGGTCCGGCGGAGAACGCGCTGCTCGACTCGGTGCTGTCCTGTTCGGCCGTGGGTTCGCCCGCCAGGGTGCGCGAAGGCGTGCAGGCCTTCATCGAGCGCACGGGCGCCGACGAGTTGATGATCACCTCGCAGGTGTTCGACCACGTGGCGCGGCTGCGGTCCTACGAGCTGCTGGCCGGGTTGCGCCAGCAGGGCTGA
- a CDS encoding helicase SNF2, whose protein sequence is MTASKILSAVAVALMAVAGAAHAETYEGVHQLTSAASRADVAGQAVVAAHSANPYATGANAGPARVIVSSTSRDAVRADAVAAARSADPYAEGASARVAPVVASTVDRATVRAAARAAARGDALPL, encoded by the coding sequence ATGACCGCCTCGAAGATCCTCTCCGCCGTTGCTGTTGCCCTGATGGCCGTTGCCGGCGCCGCCCACGCTGAAACCTATGAAGGCGTGCATCAACTGACCTCGGCCGCAAGCCGCGCCGATGTCGCCGGCCAAGCCGTGGTTGCCGCGCACAGCGCCAATCCGTACGCCACCGGCGCCAACGCAGGTCCGGCCCGCGTGATCGTTTCGTCGACCAGCCGCGATGCGGTCCGTGCCGACGCCGTGGCCGCCGCCCGCAGCGCCGATCCGTACGCCGAAGGCGCTTCGGCCCGTGTGGCTCCCGTCGTCGCCAGCACGGTAGACCGCGCCACGGTGCGTGCCGCAGCCCGCGCCGCGGCTCGTGGCGACGCGCTGCCGCTGTAA
- a CDS encoding NUDIX hydrolase has protein sequence MTISRWKPNVTVAAVIEQNGKFLLIEEHTAQGLRLNTPAGHLDPGESPIEGCVRETLEETAHAFTPTALIGIYMARSSHRTGNKEDVTYMRFAFAGELGAREAGRALDEGIVRTVWMTADEIRASVSRHRSPLLLQCIEDYLAGKRYPLDLIHVDESVR, from the coding sequence ATGACGATATCGCGCTGGAAACCCAATGTCACCGTTGCCGCGGTGATCGAGCAGAACGGCAAGTTCCTGCTGATCGAGGAGCACACGGCCCAGGGGCTCAGGCTCAACACTCCCGCGGGACACCTCGACCCCGGCGAATCGCCGATCGAAGGCTGCGTCCGCGAGACGCTCGAGGAAACCGCGCACGCCTTCACGCCCACCGCGCTGATCGGCATCTACATGGCGCGCTCGAGCCATCGCACCGGCAACAAGGAAGACGTGACCTACATGCGCTTTGCCTTTGCCGGCGAGCTCGGCGCGAGGGAAGCGGGCCGCGCGCTCGACGAAGGCATCGTGCGCACCGTCTGGATGACGGCCGATGAAATCCGCGCCAGCGTGTCGCGGCATCGCAGTCCGCTGCTGCTGCAGTGCATCGAGGACTACCTGGCCGGGAAGCGGTATCCGCTCGACCTGATCCACGTCGACGAATCGGTGCGCTGA
- a CDS encoding NAD(P) transhydrogenase subunit alpha: MDPVSHTVINLIIFVLAIYVGYHVVWTVTPALHTPLMAVTNAISAIVIVGAMLAAALTETTLGKTMGVLAVALAAVNIFGGFLVTRRMLEMFRKKEKKAAPKAESGAAQ, translated from the coding sequence ATGGATCCCGTTTCCCACACCGTCATCAACCTCATCATCTTCGTGCTGGCCATCTACGTGGGCTACCACGTGGTCTGGACCGTCACGCCCGCGCTGCACACGCCGCTGATGGCCGTGACCAACGCCATCTCGGCCATCGTGATCGTGGGCGCCATGCTCGCGGCCGCGCTCACCGAAACCACGCTCGGCAAGACCATGGGCGTGCTCGCGGTCGCGCTCGCGGCGGTGAACATCTTCGGCGGCTTCCTGGTCACGCGGCGCATGCTCGAGATGTTCAGGAAAAAAGAGAAAAAGGCCGCACCCAAGGCTGAATCGGGAGCCGCGCAATGA